The proteins below are encoded in one region of Ephemeroptericola cinctiostellae:
- the lpxC gene encoding UDP-3-O-acyl-N-acetylglucosamine deacetylase, protein MSALLQKTLAAEVKTTGIGLHSGRKVVLTLKPAPVNTGVVYRRVDVDASLDICAVADAVVDTRMATTLAHPDNPQARVLTIEHLMSALAGLGVDNVIVEVNAPEIPIMDGSATSFVYLIRSVGLVAQEAPRKFIRIMQSVSVSEGDKWARLDPYFGFKTRFDIDFDHPAIDQTGNFFELDFVGDAFVKHIARARTFGFIQDVEALRGLGLAQGGSLSNAIVMDEYKILNPEGLRYSDEFVKHKILDAIGDLYVIGYPILASYSAYKSGHALNNLLIRAVLADEANFEIVSFEDEVDAPNFAQAQSKVQEWM, encoded by the coding sequence ATGAGTGCGCTTCTGCAAAAAACCCTCGCTGCTGAGGTTAAAACAACGGGCATTGGCTTGCATTCGGGGCGTAAGGTTGTGCTGACGCTTAAGCCTGCACCTGTGAATACTGGGGTGGTGTATCGTCGTGTGGATGTGGATGCGAGCCTTGACATCTGTGCGGTTGCTGATGCGGTGGTGGATACGCGCATGGCCACCACCTTGGCTCATCCCGATAACCCTCAAGCGCGTGTGCTGACCATCGAGCATTTGATGTCCGCTCTTGCAGGATTGGGTGTGGACAATGTGATTGTTGAAGTGAATGCGCCAGAGATTCCAATCATGGATGGCAGCGCGACCAGCTTTGTGTATTTGATTCGGTCGGTGGGTTTGGTCGCTCAAGAGGCGCCGCGCAAATTCATTCGAATCATGCAGTCGGTCTCAGTTTCTGAAGGGGATAAATGGGCGCGGCTTGATCCGTATTTTGGTTTCAAAACCCGCTTTGACATTGATTTCGATCATCCCGCCATTGACCAGACCGGTAATTTTTTTGAGCTTGATTTTGTTGGTGATGCTTTTGTGAAGCACATCGCGCGCGCGCGCACGTTCGGCTTTATTCAAGATGTCGAGGCATTGCGAGGCTTGGGCTTGGCTCAGGGAGGCAGTTTGTCGAATGCGATCGTGATGGACGAATATAAAATACTTAACCCTGAAGGCTTGCGTTACAGCGATGAGTTTGTGAAACATAAAATTTTAGATGCCATCGGTGATTTGTACGTGATTGGTTACCCTATTTTGGCATCGTACAGCGCTTACAAATCAGGCCACGCGTTGAATAACCTGCTCATTAGGGCGGTGCTTGCGGATGAGGCCAATTTTGAAATTGTGAGTTTTGAGGATGAAGTGGATGCGCCTAATTTTGCGCAAGCTCAATCAAAA
- the ftsZ gene encoding cell division protein FtsZ: protein MNFEMLNEKPEGTIIKVVGVGGAGGNAVQHMIARGVSGVEFICANTDAQALKHATAVNKLQLGSSGLGAGAKPEVARAAAEENRERIADLLRDANMVFITAGMGGGTGTGAAPVIAEVAKSMGILTVAVVSKPFSYEGARRMKLADEGLAALEANVDSLIVVLNDKLEEILGDDVAMDEAFHAADDVLNNAVAGIAEIINVDGHINVDFNDVKTVMGEQGRAMMGTAIASGSSRARIAAEEAVASPLLDGVNLSGARGILINISASRETLKARETREVVSIIRDTASDDATVIYGFVYDESLGDQLRVTVVATGLGGAAYADYADTTKTGSGDRVSAPVAQAAAPVVAAVAPAHVAPVADPVGYRGYAHNAAVAETAMRDPHRGLVQTFDSYEELSEPTFMRRQREQVAPRVVNGEDFSDLDVPAFLRRQAD from the coding sequence ATGAACTTCGAAATGTTGAATGAGAAGCCAGAAGGTACGATCATCAAGGTCGTGGGCGTAGGCGGGGCGGGCGGTAATGCTGTGCAGCACATGATTGCCCGTGGGGTGTCGGGTGTCGAATTTATTTGTGCCAATACCGATGCGCAGGCATTGAAACATGCCACCGCAGTGAATAAATTGCAGTTGGGCTCCAGTGGCTTAGGCGCTGGTGCGAAACCAGAAGTGGCTCGTGCGGCGGCAGAAGAAAACCGTGAGCGCATTGCAGATTTGTTGCGTGATGCGAACATGGTGTTCATCACTGCGGGCATGGGCGGTGGTACGGGCACGGGTGCTGCACCTGTGATTGCTGAAGTGGCCAAAAGCATGGGCATTTTGACAGTGGCCGTGGTGTCCAAGCCCTTTTCGTATGAAGGTGCGCGCCGCATGAAGTTGGCCGATGAAGGTTTGGCTGCTTTGGAAGCCAATGTCGACTCGTTAATTGTTGTATTGAACGATAAGCTTGAAGAAATATTGGGTGACGATGTGGCAATGGATGAGGCATTTCATGCCGCCGACGATGTTCTGAACAATGCTGTTGCTGGCATTGCTGAAATCATCAACGTGGATGGTCACATCAACGTCGACTTCAATGACGTAAAAACGGTGATGGGGGAGCAAGGTCGCGCCATGATGGGTACGGCGATTGCATCGGGTTCGAGCCGTGCGCGCATTGCCGCCGAAGAAGCCGTGGCCAGCCCATTGCTGGATGGCGTGAATTTGTCAGGTGCACGCGGTATTTTGATCAATATTTCAGCATCTCGTGAAACATTGAAAGCACGTGAAACCCGCGAAGTGGTGAGCATCATTCGTGATACAGCATCGGACGATGCGACCGTGATTTATGGTTTTGTGTACGATGAATCATTGGGCGATCAATTGCGAGTCACTGTCGTGGCGACGGGCTTGGGTGGTGCGGCTTATGCCGACTATGCGGACACAACAAAAACAGGATCCGGTGACCGTGTGTCAGCCCCTGTTGCCCAAGCAGCTGCGCCTGTTGTTGCCGCTGTTGCCCCAGCACATGTGGCGCCTGTGGCAGACCCAGTGGGTTACCGTGGTTATGCACACAACGCGGCTGTTGCTGAGACGGCCATGCGTGATCCACATCGCGGCTTGGTGCAGACGTTTGATAGCTATGAAGAGCTGTCTGAGCCTACATTCATGCGTCGTCAACGCGAACAAGTGGCACCGCGTGTGGTCAATGGTGAGGATTTCTCTGATTTGGACGTGCCTGCATTCTTGCGTCGCCAAGCAGATTGA
- the ftsA gene encoding cell division protein FtsA: MSEPTKDLIVALDIGTSKVVAMIAEVLPNNSFNVIGIGHHPSRGMKKGMVVNIEETIQTIQYAMEEAELRAGFSVRSVCTGIAGSHIHSFNSSGMVAVKDTEITQADIDRVLETARAVSIPADQQILHVLSQQFKVNDQDDIRNPIGMTGMRLEVKVHIITGSVSAAQNIVKCIRRCGLEVNELVLQPLASSMAVLTQDERDIGVALVDIGGGTTDIAIFIDGAIRHTAVIPIAGDQVTNDIAMALRTPTVEAEELKLRYGVSKQMMVPPDSVIEIPGVGDRVARRVKRQSLAAVIEPRLEELFVLVQRNLSEAGFEHLIASGVVLTGGTSLLPGMTELAEEVFMKPVRIAQPAYDGNLSDIVCNPRYATVVGLLMEARKHKGEPTAGMGRAHVPARSQTKVDQQAGVHATSSRVQSNVNDGSQQSVWAKMKDWFVKTF, from the coding sequence ATGAGTGAACCAACAAAGGATTTGATCGTCGCACTGGACATCGGTACATCAAAAGTGGTGGCGATGATTGCAGAAGTGCTGCCAAACAACAGCTTCAACGTGATTGGTATTGGCCATCACCCATCGCGTGGCATGAAAAAAGGCATGGTGGTCAACATTGAGGAGACGATTCAAACCATTCAATATGCAATGGAAGAGGCCGAGTTGCGTGCAGGGTTTTCGGTGCGCAGTGTGTGCACAGGCATTGCAGGCAGTCACATCCACAGTTTCAATTCCAGCGGTATGGTGGCGGTGAAAGACACCGAAATCACGCAGGCCGACATTGATCGGGTGCTGGAAACAGCGCGTGCGGTCAGCATTCCCGCGGATCAGCAAATTTTACACGTGCTGTCACAGCAATTTAAAGTCAATGACCAAGACGACATCCGTAACCCGATTGGCATGACGGGTATGCGTTTGGAAGTGAAAGTGCACATCATCACTGGCTCAGTGTCAGCGGCGCAAAATATCGTGAAATGCATTCGCCGTTGTGGGTTGGAGGTCAATGAATTGGTGTTGCAACCTCTGGCTTCCAGTATGGCCGTGCTCACTCAAGATGAGCGCGACATTGGTGTGGCTTTGGTGGACATTGGTGGAGGCACGACTGACATTGCGATTTTCATTGATGGCGCGATTCGTCACACAGCGGTGATTCCGATTGCGGGTGATCAAGTGACCAATGACATCGCGATGGCATTGCGCACACCGACTGTCGAGGCGGAAGAGTTGAAATTGCGCTATGGCGTGAGCAAACAAATGATGGTGCCACCCGACTCGGTGATTGAAATTCCGGGTGTCGGTGACCGCGTTGCACGTCGTGTGAAGCGCCAATCGTTGGCGGCGGTGATTGAGCCTCGCCTTGAAGAGTTGTTTGTGCTGGTTCAGCGCAATTTGTCTGAAGCCGGTTTTGAGCATCTGATTGCCTCGGGTGTGGTGCTGACAGGTGGGACGAGTTTGTTGCCGGGCATGACTGAGTTGGCCGAGGAAGTTTTTATGAAGCCTGTGCGCATTGCGCAGCCTGCATATGACGGTAATTTATCCGACATCGTGTGTAATCCACGTTATGCAACCGTGGTTGGTTTGTTGATGGAGGCGCGTAAGCACAAGGGTGAGCCTACAGCAGGGATGGGGCGTGCTCATGTGCCTGCTCGCAGTCAAACCAAGGTCGATCAGCAGGCTGGCGTGCATGCCACCAGCTCACGTGTTCAATCGAATGTCAATGACGGCTCTCAGCAATCCGTGTGGGCCAAGATGAAAGATTGGTTTGTTAAAACGTTTTAA
- a CDS encoding cell division protein FtsQ/DivIB: MFNIWQDVDLMAWVTRLVTRLALALLVLAGGVWVLQRPYFAINQFRFIGDVKQFNESELRGLMQKHLTDGLAGGFFSMELQEVQSSLKEFSWVKNTSIRRVWPHEIEVSVEAFKPVAVWDKQYLSAEGDVFDAQLSDDAKAKLLVTQGPLEASKLVAEQIPVFQGWLQPLGWTMHSLTLTERYSWRVGLTNGLEIEFGRADTPTVLQERAARLAQSAKFVKDNMSSGVGAYIDLRYPNGFAMRTDDLHRVLGAANVNNTGEKK; the protein is encoded by the coding sequence ATGTTTAATATTTGGCAAGACGTGGATTTGATGGCATGGGTGACGCGCCTTGTGACGCGCCTTGCATTGGCCTTGCTCGTTTTGGCAGGTGGGGTATGGGTGTTGCAGCGTCCGTATTTTGCAATCAATCAATTTCGTTTCATCGGTGATGTCAAGCAATTCAATGAGTCAGAGTTGCGCGGTTTGATGCAAAAACATTTGACTGATGGTTTGGCGGGTGGTTTCTTTTCAATGGAGTTGCAAGAAGTGCAATCGAGTTTGAAAGAGTTCAGTTGGGTTAAAAACACATCGATACGCCGGGTGTGGCCACATGAGATTGAGGTGTCAGTTGAGGCATTCAAACCGGTGGCCGTGTGGGATAAACAGTATTTAAGTGCCGAAGGGGATGTCTTTGATGCTCAATTGAGTGATGATGCAAAGGCAAAATTGTTGGTCACACAGGGGCCGCTTGAGGCATCAAAATTGGTGGCTGAGCAGATTCCTGTGTTTCAAGGATGGCTTCAACCTTTGGGTTGGACAATGCATTCCTTGACGTTGACCGAGCGATACAGTTGGCGGGTTGGTTTAACGAATGGTTTGGAAATAGAGTTTGGGCGGGCAGATACGCCCACAGTGTTACAAGAGCGTGCGGCTCGTTTGGCGCAGTCTGCAAAATTTGTGAAAGACAACATGAGTTCGGGTGTGGGGGCATACATTGACCTGCGTTACCCAAATGGTTTTGCAATGCGCACGGATGATTTGCATCGTGTGCTGGGCGCCGCCAATGTTAATAATACAGGTGAGAAAAAATGA
- a CDS encoding D-alanine--D-alanine ligase — MSVAKENLGKVAVLFGGVSAEREVSIKSGTMVHAALIKQGVDAHLFDPAERNVFDLKAEGFDRAFIALHGRFGEDGTLQGALELMGVPYTGSGVLASALAMNKVRTKQVWLQDGLSTPLYRVLPRGTDVAAVTDEIVSALGLPMFVKPPHEGSSLGAGKVETADELQAACELAWKYDTHALIEQCVEGRELTCAVLGHGETAQVLPIVEIKAPEGDYNFHNKYKGNDTVYVCPAELSAEQTTAIQAMVLEAYRALGCSGWGRADVLLRASDDKAFLLEMNTSPGMTDHSLVPMAARTFGIPYEELVVKLLCDARLHVQRTVG; from the coding sequence ATGAGTGTCGCAAAAGAAAACTTGGGCAAAGTGGCTGTGTTATTTGGTGGCGTATCTGCCGAACGTGAAGTATCCATCAAGTCTGGCACGATGGTGCATGCGGCATTGATCAAGCAGGGTGTGGATGCGCACCTGTTTGATCCCGCTGAGCGCAATGTGTTTGATTTGAAAGCCGAGGGTTTTGACCGCGCATTCATCGCATTGCATGGTCGCTTCGGTGAGGATGGTACTTTGCAAGGTGCTTTGGAATTGATGGGTGTGCCATACACGGGCAGCGGCGTGCTGGCGAGTGCGCTGGCGATGAATAAAGTGCGCACGAAACAAGTGTGGTTGCAGGATGGTTTGTCTACGCCGCTGTATCGCGTGTTGCCGAGGGGTACGGATGTGGCCGCGGTGACAGACGAAATTGTCTCTGCATTGGGTTTGCCGATGTTTGTTAAGCCACCGCACGAAGGTTCGTCACTTGGTGCAGGTAAAGTTGAAACCGCAGATGAATTGCAAGCGGCATGCGAATTGGCCTGGAAGTATGACACGCATGCATTGATTGAACAGTGCGTTGAAGGACGTGAATTGACCTGCGCGGTGCTGGGTCACGGCGAAACAGCACAGGTGTTGCCCATTGTGGAAATCAAAGCGCCTGAGGGTGATTACAATTTCCACAATAAATACAAGGGCAATGACACGGTATATGTATGTCCAGCGGAATTGTCTGCGGAGCAAACCACAGCCATTCAGGCGATGGTGCTCGAAGCTTACCGTGCTCTGGGTTGCTCGGGCTGGGGGCGTGCGGATGTGCTGTTGCGGGCGTCGGATGATAAGGCATTTTTATTGGAAATGAACACCTCTCCAGGCATGACCGACCATTCATTGGTGCCTATGGCGGCGCGCACGTTTGGCATTCCATACGAAGAGCTGGTGGTGAAGTTGTTGTGTGATGCCCGCTTGCACGTTCAGCGGACGGTGGGTTGA